ATGATCGCGTCGACCGCCTGGCGGGTGGCCGGCGGGTTGCCCGGCAGCAGGCGTACGCGGCGGACATTGCCGGGGGTGGTCGCGATCGCCACCTGCCCCCGGATGGACCGGCTCATCCGGGGATCGGATTCCAGACCGGCGACGTCGGCCTCGATCTGCAGCGCGATGGGGCACATCGGCAGGACCCGGCCCTTGACGCCGAGGATCCGTCCGACCTCGTCGAGGGCGGCCACCGGGTCGCCCAGCACCTCGTTGAGGCCGGCCAGCATGAGGTTGCCGATGGGGTGCCCGGCCAGCGCGCCGTTGCCGCCGAAGCGATGCTGGATGATGGTGGCCCACAGCTGACCGTGCGGACTGTCGGATGCCAAGGCGGCCAACGCCATTCGCAGATCGCCCGGCGGCACGATGTCGAGTTCGCTGCGCAGTCGGCCCGACGACCCGCCGTCGTCGGCGACCGTCACCACCGCCGTGACGTAGGGGGTCAGTCGCCGGGCGGCCGACAGGGTGGCATACAGGCCGTGGCCGCCGCCGAGCGCGACGATTCGCTGCGCGGTCATTCGCGACCCAGATCCCGGTGCAGCACCCGCACCGACAGGCCCTCCGCGCGGCGCAGTCGCTCCGCGAGCGCCTCGGCCATCGCCACGCTGCGGTGCTTGCCCCCGGTACACCCGATGGCCACGGTCATGTATCGCTTGCCCTCCCGCCGATAGCCATCGACCACCAGCCCCAGCAGTTCATGGTAGGTCCCCAGGAAGTGATCGGCGCCGGGTTGGCCGAGCACGTAGTCGCGGACCGCCGGGTGCCGGCCGGTGTGCGGGCGCAACTCGTCGACCCAGTGCGGGTTCGGCAAGAATCGCACGTCCATCACCATGTCGGAATCCATCGGCAAGCCGTATTTGTACCCAAACGATTCCACGGTGACACTTGTGACCGGTGTCGTCTCGCTGCCGAACGCGCCCTCGATGGCCTCCCGCAGCTCCCGCACCGACAGCCGGGACGTGTCGATCACCAGGTCCGCGGCCGCCCGCACCGGTGCCAGCATCGACCGCTCGGCGGCGATCCCCTCGGCCAGCGTCAGATCACCCTGCATGGGGTGGCTGCGCCGGTTGTTCTCGTAGCGTCGAACCAGCATCTCGTCGGAGGCGTCCAGGAAGAGCACCCGGGGGCTGATGCCGCGGGCGGCCAGCTCGCTGTGCACCGAATCCAGGTTGCCGGTGAAGCCTCGTGACCGCGAGTCCATGACCACCGCGAGCTGGGTGATGCGCGAGCCCGCCGCCAGTCCCAGCTCGACCATCCGGGCGATCAGCTCCGGCGGCAGATTGTCGGCGACGTACCAGCCGAGGTCCTCGAGGACCTTCGCGGCGGTGCCCCGGCCCGCCCCGGACAGGCCGGTGACCAGCACCACGTCGATATCCGTCTCGCGGTCCGCACCGACCTGCCCCGCATCGGCTTCGCGTGCCACTTCGTCTGTACCGTCCGTCATCTCGATGTCCGTTCAGCGATGCCATCATCGCCCACCGTGGCCGACTCCCGTGCCGTTACCTCAGAATCTTCACGATCGGAGGCCGGCCCGGGGGGCCGCACCCCGAGCGCATCGAGCACCGCGGTCGCGGTCGCCGGCCCGATTCCGGGGACCGAGGTGATCTCGTCGACCGACGCCTGTTTGAGCCTGGCGACCGAGCCGAAGTGCGTCACCAGGGCCTTACGGCGGTGCTCCCCCAGCCCGGGGACGGCGTCCAGTGCGGAGGCCGTCATCCGCTTCGAGCGCTTGCTGCGGTGGAAGGTGATGGCGAACCGGTGCGCCTCGTCGCGCACCCGCTGCAACAGGTACAGCCCCTCGCTGGTCCGCGGCATGATCACCGGGTCGGGCTCGCCCGGCACCCACACCTCTTCCAGGCGCTTGGCCAGTCCGACGACGGCGACGTCGGTGATGCCGAGTTCGGCCAGCACGGCGGCGGCCGCGTTCACCTGGGGCGCACCCCCGTCGACGACGTACAGGTTGGGCGGATAGGCGAACTTCCTCGACTTTCCCTCCGGGGCAAGCTCTTCGGGGTTCTGCTTGTCCTGCAGGTGCCGCCAGAACCGCCGCCGGGTGACCTCGGCGATGGAGGCCACGTCGTCGGAGCGCCCGTCGCCCGCCGCCTCCTTGATGCTGTAGTGCCGGTAGTCGGACTTGCGCGGCAGGCCGTCCTCGAACACCACCAGCGAGGCCACCACGTCGGTGCCTTGCACGTGACTGATGTCCACACACTCGATGCGCAGCGGCGCCTCCGCCAGGCCGAGTGCATCCTGAATGCTCTGCAGGGCAGCTGATCTCGCGTTGAAGTCCCCGGCCCGCTTGAGCTTGTGCTGCTGCAGGGCCTCG
This DNA window, taken from Mycolicibacterium sp. MU0050, encodes the following:
- a CDS encoding YvcK family protein, translated to MTAQRIVALGGGHGLYATLSAARRLTPYVTAVVTVADDGGSSGRLRSELDIVPPGDLRMALAALASDSPHGQLWATIIQHRFGGNGALAGHPIGNLMLAGLNEVLGDPVAALDEVGRILGVKGRVLPMCPIALQIEADVAGLESDPRMSRSIRGQVAIATTPGNVRRVRLLPGNPPATRQAVDAIMDADLVVLGPGSWFTSVIPHLLVPGLAAALRSTPARRALVLNLADQPGETAGFSAERHLHVLAQHAPEFTVHDIVVDAARVSNQREREQLQRTAGVLAARVRFADVSRPGTPLHDPAKLAAVLDAVCRPAQRPTVPTTATVPTMARGEPDGTRLNGPRGDDPWR
- the rapZ gene encoding RNase adapter RapZ → MTDGTDEVAREADAGQVGADRETDIDVVLVTGLSGAGRGTAAKVLEDLGWYVADNLPPELIARMVELGLAAGSRITQLAVVMDSRSRGFTGNLDSVHSELAARGISPRVLFLDASDEMLVRRYENNRRSHPMQGDLTLAEGIAAERSMLAPVRAAADLVIDTSRLSVRELREAIEGAFGSETTPVTSVTVESFGYKYGLPMDSDMVMDVRFLPNPHWVDELRPHTGRHPAVRDYVLGQPGADHFLGTYHELLGLVVDGYRREGKRYMTVAIGCTGGKHRSVAMAEALAERLRRAEGLSVRVLHRDLGRE